The Solanum lycopersicum chromosome 8, SLM_r2.1 DNA segment CATCCCCACCCCCTTTGTgtcctctcaaagaaaagttaCAAAGATCTTTTATAGGTCAGTATGAAACCTGGCCTTTCTTTAGAAAATATGCATGAAAAAGAAAGGTTTTGATGAATATTAGATATTCCAAATGATTTTCGGCTTTTCACTGAGCAGAAGAGCCATATTAAGCAATTTCATACTGTAGAGTTCCAACTACTTCTGTCCTAAGAAGTTAAAAAGAAAACCCAGAATAAGTTTAAATTGGCAATAGTCGCTTTAGTCCTACTCTACCTGTGGAGCAAATTTGATTAGTATCCCCATAGTCTTTGACAATGATGTCAAGCAATACAcattctttctttcctttttcaaatGAAGGTGGTGTTGGGTCAGTTTATGTGCACCTCACTCATTCCACCGTGTACTTGCTTTTGTCCACCAATACAAGTATCCAGCAACTCTACTCACTAAGGCTTAGGCTATACATATTCTAGCAGTCTTTTTAATAGCAGTCCCAGTCCAAAGTATTTTAACATTTGTGGCTACTCTAGACAATTTTCCTACTCCCTACTCTCTGTGCTTCACATAGAAATTCTTCAAAATCTTTCTGGTGAAAATCACAAATAATTCTGAGACCAAGTAAACAAAGACTCTAGACCCcaacccaatttttttttaaaaaaagaaatcactGGTGGAGAAGTGGCACTCTCAAcccaacataaaaatatttgatgacACCGATTACAATACAACTTCCAAGCTAACGCCCACTATAGCTTAGCCATTTTTACATTACTTGTAAGGCAATATATTCACACAGCTGATTTCTTGAATACCATATCATATGCAATCAGTCAGTAAACAATTTTCATTTGCTCGACTCTCTGAAATTATCAAGTACCCTGACATGGAAATGGAAGTGAAGATCAACTATATCTTCATCAGAATAAATTGGATACGCCATTGGGACAATCTCAATGTGAGATGATACACTAACTAATTTTAAGTTCCTAATCTGCTTCAAGGCTGTACCACTAAACTACAGTTACTGCATTTAAAAAATGGACCTTCATTTCCAATAGACCAAAACAAACTCTTAACACTTGCaaaaaaaatgtacattttACAGGATAAGGTGTTCCATACAATGCTATTCTAAGTCCCGAAAAAGTAAAGTTTTCAATTAATAAATTCCAGGCATTTTCAGTGGAAGTCAATGAAAATTGGAGATGGAAATTCATATAGAGAGACATTTGAAATACCAAGAGTAATCTTAGGAATAGGATCGTTTCCCGCAGCTTGAGATCGCTCCTTAGCTTCATGTAACAGCTGTTGAACCTGAGCAAGCCGCGCCGGAGACTTCTTTCCATCATCAGCACCACCTTTGGACGCCGCCGCACACCTAACCGGACTAAAAGAGAGACTCCGTGATAAAATTCGATGACTCACAACAAGGTTCGTCTCCAGGTACGGTGCCGGCGAGATGTGGATGAAGCGAACAACATTTGGGAAGTGTATTGACGGACGGAAAATTTCCCGGACGAGAAAGCTTGTCGTAGTTCTGAATGATGCCATTTTCCGGTGCAAAAATTGAAGCCCAATCCTAATAATGGTGAGTCTTAGAAGCCCATGATCTAATTGTAAAATATGTGGCCCATACAGGAAGCCACTTGGAATCGTGAAAGTTACTCGAGATATCATGTTGGTTTAAAAGTTGATTCACACCTGACCACACTACAAATTATACTACATAAAAAGACTAGTTTATCCCAAGattattatcaatttaaaaatcgacataatatataaatatgccctttaatTTGACTTCGAATtacatttttatgatatttatgccctttaactttgggtgtgcacaagtacacacttaaacttgtataaaattgaacaaatatacACGCATGTCCTACTtgtcatcctacatgtcattttttgtcctacatgtattgtgtcatgtaagACTcacgtgtttatttatttaaatttggatAGTTAAAATGTGTGTTTgtacattatgaaagttggagatcaaaattaaaatttgaagccaagtttatTATCAAATATACGTATTATGCCTTTAAAGGTCTATGACAaacttgattattgttttctattGTACTTTCTAATACACTGacgaagaaaaaatatatttaagagaAAAAACAGTCATTCTACTCGATAAACCATACCTTatagataattattattactcttTATATCGGCGTAAAAAGAATTGAAACGACAATTATGATGAAGCGGGTGGCCAAAATGTTAGAAATGTTTAAGGAAAACAAGCAGAGAACCGTATAATagcctctcttttttttaattgtttggaAGTTGATTTACATCATTTTCACAGAATCGAGCCTGCAGATGGTTCACAATTCTATAATCGAACGAGCAAGACAAAGAATAACCTACCTATGTTTATTAAGCTGCAAAACATATTCAATTAACCAAAATTATAAGGTACTAATATTATGTGACTATGTCGAAACATCCCTGACCATTCTCTCTCATACCACCCAGTTAAAGGAGCGGGAGCGGCCACACATTATAACAGCTACACAAACTTGCTACAATGATTATTCAACGGTAGCATGCAGGAAGGATAACGGCATGACGTCTTTCTGCAAAAGAAAAGCAGAATAACAAGATGCTAGAGCAGCTACTATTCATGACTACACATTGTGAAGTAGCAAATGACTTTTGCAACAGATGCATCAACATTTCTTAGATCGATCCATATTACTGGCAGTGGTGCCCTTTGAAGAACTCCTCACATTCCTAGCATCTGCTTTTGCCCTCTGTGAATGCATTGGATGGGAAGGGCCAGCAGCATTACCACCTACACCTGGTCCGAGGCTCCCTGAATGATGTGCGCCTTCCGTCGAAGGAAGTGCCCATCCACCCCTATTTGCACCATTATGGACACTGCTCCCAGACCCTAGAACAAAGAAGTTGAGACATTAGAATAATGGAACGCACGAGGGTCTAATATAACacaaattgaaaagaaactcaaCCATTTGGCAGTTACTGGTTTGCATATATCATATCCATATCCGGCTATCCACCAATACAATTATCTCAATGGAAAAGAAAAGGACTCCAAGTATTCCAAGACCAAAAATATCACACCCGTCGCTATATCATGCAATTTCTATCACAATATGAACAAAAGATGAAGGAGAACTGGTTTgatattcaattatatttatggaaaagaaaaagaattctcGTCATCCAAAACCAAAAATATCAGGCACGGTATCAACCAAATccaagaaaaagagagaaatagtTGGACTTTAAACAACAACTAAGTCTCGGTCCCAAACAAGTCCAGAGCGGATATATAAATCCACTTGTTCATTTAAGCTCATTTTATATAGTCATACTAAGAAAAAATGCTAGTGTAGAAAAAATATGCGTCTGTTTACATATatctataacaataataattattattataataactaataaCAAAATTTGACGTTCTCTAATAAGTCTAAAACCTATTCTTCACTAGTAGATGATATTCGATTATCtccatggaaaaaaaaaagtagaggaACATAACACCAACCTACAGAACGTATTAGGATGTTTTAATTAACACTGTTTTAAAGATGTTTTACACAAGTGGATGGTATAGAACATACTTGCATAGTGACGAGTTTAAAAGTTAGGAGAGCAAACACAATGATATACATGCATATCCTGGTATACTTACCAGTTTCACCTAGTAAATTAAACCCACCATACAGGCCAGGTAGCTGATTTCTAGCTTTTCCTTTCCAGGTTTCTTCAAATCCATCAAGTTCATCTACCAAAGACACCAATTATTCAGAAGCAGAAACCAATTAATGAGGAATCTCGTTTAGCAATCACTTACTTTCGTTAAGGTTGTGCAATGTCTGCATGGTGTCCACCCTGCCATCTGAATCGAGTTTGCGCGACAAAGAATGACCCTATATTACCAAGCTTCCATCAAGTCATTTaaagcataaaaaaaaaagaaaaaaagaggaaggTCTTGaggaatcaagaaaataaataggtAGTTCCACCTTAACTGTCAGCGAGAAGAACATACCTTATTATGTATTCCCCTTGAAACCCTGTGACTTGCTTCCCCAGTAGCGGAATTGGCTTCTTTACTTTCCTCAAAAGTCAGCTACAAATACAAACAAACAGTGAACGATATGGCAAGGTCATAGCAAACCCGAGCTCTATAGTCCCCTGTTAAATGCTATAATCAAAATCACTTACTCCATCACTTCCGCTCCTCCTGGTTTTGGAAGAAGTGTAATAGGTTCCATTTGCACCACCATAGGACACGGTGGAACTCTGAAAGCTAAAGCTACGAACTTGAGGCTGTTGAACATTATTTGCTCTCTGGAAATCATTCTGGAATACCATTTGCTTACTACTCCTCTCTGCTATAAGCAATATATCATTCTTCAATCAATATCTATACAAGCAAAGACCTTACAACCCTGGAAATGAAATTAAActatacaca contains these protein-coding regions:
- the LOC101264144 gene encoding uncharacterized protein isoform X1, which translates into the protein MQGGRDPFSNFGNPFGSFGGFAGFGSSGFFGGRDPFDDPFFTNPFGGMFGSTPFGPRGGPFMGSHMTGFLEQQPSVPFQQFSVPFQQPSVPFQQHSVPFQQPRSRGPVIEELDSDDEKEENDIPKEKKQNTRKHARSRTEPFIEYPDDEAGAERSSKQMVFQNDFQRANNVQQPQVRSFSFQSSTVSYGGANGTYYTSSKTRRSGSDGLTFEESKEANSATGEASHRVSRGIHNKGHSLSRKLDSDGRVDTMQTLHNLNENELDGFEETWKGKARNQLPGLYGGFNLLGETGSGSSVHNGANRGGWALPSTEGAHHSGSLGPGVGGNAAGPSHPMHSQRAKADARNVRSSSKGTTASNMDRSKKC
- the LOC101264144 gene encoding uncharacterized protein isoform X2, which codes for MQGGRDPFSNFGNPFGSFGGFAGFGSSGFFGGRDPFDDPFFTNPFGGMFGSTPFGPRGGPFMGSHMTGFLEQQPSVPFQQFSVPFQQPSVPFQQHSVPFQQPRSRGPVIEELDSDDEKEENDIPKEKKQNTRKHARSRTEPFIEYPDDEAGERSSKQMVFQNDFQRANNVQQPQVRSFSFQSSTVSYGGANGTYYTSSKTRRSGSDGLTFEESKEANSATGEASHRVSRGIHNKGHSLSRKLDSDGRVDTMQTLHNLNENELDGFEETWKGKARNQLPGLYGGFNLLGETGSGSSVHNGANRGGWALPSTEGAHHSGSLGPGVGGNAAGPSHPMHSQRAKADARNVRSSSKGTTASNMDRSKKC